From one Musa acuminata AAA Group cultivar baxijiao chromosome BXJ2-6, Cavendish_Baxijiao_AAA, whole genome shotgun sequence genomic stretch:
- the LOC103987366 gene encoding piriformospora indica-insensitive protein 2-like isoform X2, producing the protein MASTRAFLLLPFLIFHALSQPESSIAPMEKTEQEALYMVIQGFVGQRWNGSDLYPDPCGWTQIQGVSCDLFDGLWYVTALSIGPILENSLECTEKSEFSPLLFQLKHLKTLSIFDCFSSHEQTSLPSSNWEKLAESLENLDLRSNQGLVGGIPANLGQLRNLRSLVLVDNSLVGELPMELGNLIQLKRLMLSGNRFSGQIPASLCNNLNQLLILDLGGNSLTGSLPSSLCGLSSLLKLDINSNRLHGSLPPGLGNLSHLTLLDLRNNSLSGVPSKSLAGMESLQVLLLSYNPWGGSLLEFEWKNLRNLTTLDLSHMGLEGTIPETIASLKRLRYLALDNNHLSGIVSSKFAALPSLTALYLNGNNLTGELEFPERFYRRMGKRFASWNNPNLCCNAAAMATGSAPHGVAQCKRDQEPSANGSNANERVDDRNPDQNSGLSTSFLFPASSISGFWWGIVVQEVMVMFLLVMLL; encoded by the exons ATGGCTTCTACACGGGCTTTTCTCCTCCTACCATTCCTCATCTTCCATGCGTTATCCCAACCAGAAAGCTCCATCGCTCCGATGGAGAAGACAGAGCAAGAAGCCCTGTACATGGTGATCCAAGGCTTTGTCGGACAACGGTGGAATGGGTCGGATCTTTATCCGGATCCTTGCGGCTGGACGCAAATACAG GGAGTATCATGCGATCTCTTTGATGGTCTATGGTACGTTACGGCCCTAAGCATCGGACCCATCCTTGAGAATTCACTGGAATGCACGGAGAAATCAGAGTTCAGTCCACTGCTATTTCAGCTCAAgcatctcaaaaccctctccatcTTCGATTGCTTCTCTTCTCATGAACAAACTAGCTTGCCATCAAGCAACTGGGAGAAGCTAGCTGAAAGCTTGGAAAACCTCGATTTGCGCTCGAATCAAGGCCTCGTGGGAGGAATCCCAGCCAACCTTGGTCAGCTTCGTAATCTACGGTCCCTTGTGCTAGTCGACAACTCGCTGGTGGGAGAATTGCCAATGGAACTTGGGAATTTGATCCAGCTGAAGAGACTGATGCTCTCGGGGAACCGATTCTCTGGTCAAATTCCAGCTTCTCTTTGCAACAATTTAAACCAGCTCTTGATCTTGGACCTCGGCGGGAATTCCCTGACCGGTTCTCTCCCTTCCTCTCTCTGCGGTCTCAGTTCACTCTTAAAGCTGGACATCAACAGCAATCGATTACATGGAAGCCTTCCACCCGGGCTTGGAAATCTCAGCCACCTTACCCTTCTGGATCTCAGGAACAATAGCTTATCTGGTGTTCCTTCCAAATCACTTGCTGGCATGGAGTCACTTCAGGTTTTGCTTCTGTCTTACAACCCATGGGGTGGGAGTCTTCTGGAATTCGAGTGGAAGAACTTGAGGAACCTTACCACCTTGGACCTTTCCCATATGGGTTTAGAAGGCACGATTCCTGAAACTATTGCAAGCCTGAAGAGATTGAGATACCTCGCGTTAGACAACAACCACCTCTCTGGCATTGTCTCTTCCAAGTTCGCAGCTCTGCCTTCTCTTACTGCTCTCTATCTCAATGGCAACAACTTAACGGGGGAGCTTGAGTTCCCCGAAAGGTTCTACCGGAGGATGGGAAAGAGATTTGCTTCTTGGAACAATCCAAATCTCTGTTGCAATGCTGCAGCCATGGCCACAGGAAGTGCCCCTCACGGTGTGGCACAATGCAAGCGAGACCAAGAGCCCTCCGCCAATGGCTCCAATGCCAACGAGAGGGTAGATGATAGGAATCCAGATCAGAATTCTGGTCTGTCGACCTCTTTTCTGTTTCCTGCTTCTTCAATTAGTGGTTTTTGGTGGGGAATTGTTGTTCAAGAGGTGATGGTCATGTTTCTTTTGGTCATGCTCTTGTAG
- the LOC103987366 gene encoding piriformospora indica-insensitive protein 2-like isoform X1: MTKMASTRAFLLLPFLIFHALSQPESSIAPMEKTEQEALYMVIQGFVGQRWNGSDLYPDPCGWTQIQGVSCDLFDGLWYVTALSIGPILENSLECTEKSEFSPLLFQLKHLKTLSIFDCFSSHEQTSLPSSNWEKLAESLENLDLRSNQGLVGGIPANLGQLRNLRSLVLVDNSLVGELPMELGNLIQLKRLMLSGNRFSGQIPASLCNNLNQLLILDLGGNSLTGSLPSSLCGLSSLLKLDINSNRLHGSLPPGLGNLSHLTLLDLRNNSLSGVPSKSLAGMESLQVLLLSYNPWGGSLLEFEWKNLRNLTTLDLSHMGLEGTIPETIASLKRLRYLALDNNHLSGIVSSKFAALPSLTALYLNGNNLTGELEFPERFYRRMGKRFASWNNPNLCCNAAAMATGSAPHGVAQCKRDQEPSANGSNANERVDDRNPDQNSGLSTSFLFPASSISGFWWGIVVQEVMVMFLLVMLL, encoded by the exons ATG ACAAAGATGGCTTCTACACGGGCTTTTCTCCTCCTACCATTCCTCATCTTCCATGCGTTATCCCAACCAGAAAGCTCCATCGCTCCGATGGAGAAGACAGAGCAAGAAGCCCTGTACATGGTGATCCAAGGCTTTGTCGGACAACGGTGGAATGGGTCGGATCTTTATCCGGATCCTTGCGGCTGGACGCAAATACAG GGAGTATCATGCGATCTCTTTGATGGTCTATGGTACGTTACGGCCCTAAGCATCGGACCCATCCTTGAGAATTCACTGGAATGCACGGAGAAATCAGAGTTCAGTCCACTGCTATTTCAGCTCAAgcatctcaaaaccctctccatcTTCGATTGCTTCTCTTCTCATGAACAAACTAGCTTGCCATCAAGCAACTGGGAGAAGCTAGCTGAAAGCTTGGAAAACCTCGATTTGCGCTCGAATCAAGGCCTCGTGGGAGGAATCCCAGCCAACCTTGGTCAGCTTCGTAATCTACGGTCCCTTGTGCTAGTCGACAACTCGCTGGTGGGAGAATTGCCAATGGAACTTGGGAATTTGATCCAGCTGAAGAGACTGATGCTCTCGGGGAACCGATTCTCTGGTCAAATTCCAGCTTCTCTTTGCAACAATTTAAACCAGCTCTTGATCTTGGACCTCGGCGGGAATTCCCTGACCGGTTCTCTCCCTTCCTCTCTCTGCGGTCTCAGTTCACTCTTAAAGCTGGACATCAACAGCAATCGATTACATGGAAGCCTTCCACCCGGGCTTGGAAATCTCAGCCACCTTACCCTTCTGGATCTCAGGAACAATAGCTTATCTGGTGTTCCTTCCAAATCACTTGCTGGCATGGAGTCACTTCAGGTTTTGCTTCTGTCTTACAACCCATGGGGTGGGAGTCTTCTGGAATTCGAGTGGAAGAACTTGAGGAACCTTACCACCTTGGACCTTTCCCATATGGGTTTAGAAGGCACGATTCCTGAAACTATTGCAAGCCTGAAGAGATTGAGATACCTCGCGTTAGACAACAACCACCTCTCTGGCATTGTCTCTTCCAAGTTCGCAGCTCTGCCTTCTCTTACTGCTCTCTATCTCAATGGCAACAACTTAACGGGGGAGCTTGAGTTCCCCGAAAGGTTCTACCGGAGGATGGGAAAGAGATTTGCTTCTTGGAACAATCCAAATCTCTGTTGCAATGCTGCAGCCATGGCCACAGGAAGTGCCCCTCACGGTGTGGCACAATGCAAGCGAGACCAAGAGCCCTCCGCCAATGGCTCCAATGCCAACGAGAGGGTAGATGATAGGAATCCAGATCAGAATTCTGGTCTGTCGACCTCTTTTCTGTTTCCTGCTTCTTCAATTAGTGGTTTTTGGTGGGGAATTGTTGTTCAAGAGGTGATGGTCATGTTTCTTTTGGTCATGCTCTTGTAG
- the LOC103987369 gene encoding nuclear matrix constituent protein 1 isoform X1 produces MFTPQNKGWSLSPRIRGGADDGSGSTANPRGGLGGLASTKGKGKSVVEAAPPPQALLGDDGEDAFGGSTEVEAWRRFREAGLLDQSVLQRKDREALVQRITELEKELHEYQYNMGLLLIEKKESIARYEEVRQALAEAEEILKREQTAHLIAISEYEKREETWLKDLGVEKQKVSALEKDLREVRFEISEVKFSSERKLSEAHALETGLEEKYLEIEARMHAADAKLAEAGRRNSETNRKLEDIEARERKLQRDCLSLTSERKAHEKDLLEQREHLFDWEKRLQESQRRLVEEQRLLNEREDSANEADHILKKKETELEETREAIEASKRSLKLEEDDITIRLSSLASKEKEAEIKMGSLERKERELFAREEKLNSRERVEIQKLLDDHNAMLDSKKHEFELEMENQRKSFEEEMKAKIDEVEEMKKELDHKEEQILEREHALEINMQKLKEMEKNLESKSQALKRWEESVQIYEKKLEEDKQQLVRDRADIVKSISELESLKVTIEAAKEQIIKEEEKLRLTKEEREEHNLQKSKLKQEIEDYMIMKDSLCRDSEDLRQQREKFEEEWQLLDEKQLALESETKQINDERERFGKWRHDEEERIRNEAKAKRISIATELEDLRMKKQAFEKTMEHERLDVHEMLTRERSAMAQEFELRKDELEMDMRKRQEAMEKDLQDRESEFQRKMTIELDEIRSVSSDFELKSRNLEMEQDRLEREKEVLSAFRESLKTDQLEIQKDIDTLRVLSRELKDQREKFVEERDRFLGLANQFKICKNCGSSVCNLDLLGLQNTEVVQLPSLTFEDRLEAKDSETSPRHMVSPSVSSGGRLSWLRKCSGFFSFSPKGSEDTAQNQVKNPISLDVRLAREALDGEASDEPAPSQGIFAKSFDTQRTQSDSGIRDNEVTKRLGRAREELESSFGVADNSADIVGIQTDNAIKEVAVHLTHPINENERGGLSVPPRNESQPEPSNEKPRQPKRSGRPRKISRTRTVKAVVEEAQAILGETSMEKNGQPNGLAKHSLNIQESTEGNLVHAGQKRGLAHISVAAASELDGEDSETRSESISLGGRRKRRQINIPETQTAGEKRYNFRRSTIAAAARSISDQTKGHKRGGHQQPSGDESLRGDGDGEGTSKLRLDVEPASSFAAESLKSVDMQKMAAENVLDVQEIFQKPVSHEIEECHADDAGKSVEFSEQTGIEGVMADGATAVETEPATPDDGCSEDDDSNQDEENSDDQNRSIGKKLWTFFTT; encoded by the exons CTTCATGAATATCAATACAATATGGGTCTTTTACTGATTGAGAAGAAGGAGTCAATTGCTAGGTATGAAGAAGTTAGGCAAGCTTTGGCAGAGGCAGAGGAGATTCTGAAGAGGGAACAAACTGCACATTTGATTGCGATCTCTGAATATGAAAAGCGTGAGGAGACCTGGCTGAAGGATTTGGGGGTTGAGAAGCAAAAAGTTTCAGCT CTTGAAAAGGATTTGCGTGAGGTGCGCTTCGAAATTTCAGAAGTCAAGTTTTCATCCGAAAGGAAGTTGAGTGAAGCTCATGCTTTAGAGACTGGTTTAGAAGAGAAATATCTGGAAATTGAAGCCAGGATGCATGCAGCAGATGCTAAGCTAGCAGAAGCAGGTCGCAGAAATTCTGAGACAAATAGAAAATTGGAGGATATTGAGGCACGCGAGAGGAAACTCCAGAGAGATTGTCTGTCACTAACATCTGA ACGAAAAGCACATGAAAAGGACCTTCTTGAACAAAGAGAACATTTGTTTGATTGGGAGAAAAGGCTGCAAGAGAGTCAAAGGAGGCTTGTTGAGGAGCAGAGGCTCCTCAATGAAAGAGAAGATAGTGCGAATGAGGCAGATCACATTCTTAAAAAGAAAGAGACAGAGCTCGAAGAGACACGGGAAGCAATCGAGGCTTCTAAGAGATCCTTGAAATTAGAAGAGGATGATATCACCATAAGACTAAGTTCTTTAGCTTCTAAAGAGAAG GAAGCAGAAATCAAGATGGGGAGTCTCGAGAGGAAGGAGAGGGAGTTATTtgcaagagaagaaaaacttaattCTAGAGAAAGA GTGGAGATTCAAAAGCTTCTTGATGATCATAATGCTATGTTAGATTCCAAGAAACATGAGTTTGAACTTGAAATGGAGAATCAAAGAAAATCCTTTGAAGAAGAGATGAAAGCCAAAATTGATGAAGTGGAAGAGATGAAAAAAGAACTTGACCATAAAGAGGAGCAAATTTTGGAAAGAGAGCATGCTTTGGAGATTAACATGCAGAAACTGAAGGAAATGGAAAAAAATCTTGAATCAAAATCACAAGCCTTGAAAAGGTGGGAGGAATCTGTACAAATTTATGAGAAGAAGTTGGAGGAAGATAAGCAGCAGCTGGTCAGAGATCGTGCGGACATTGTGAAATCTATTTCTGAACTGGAGAGCTTGAAGGTTACAATAGAAGCTGCGAAGGAGCAAATTATCAAAGAGGAGGAAAAGCTTAGACTTACcaaggaagagagagaagaacataACCTGCAGAAGTCAAAACTGAAGCAAGAGATTGAAGATTACATGATAATGAAGGATTCACTTTGTAGAGATAGTGAGGATTTGCGTCAGCAAAGGGAGAAATTTGAGGAAGAATGGCAATTGTTGGATGAGAAACAGTTAGCATTAGAGTCAGAGACAAAGCAGATTAATGATGAACGAGAAAGATTTGGAAAATGGCGACATGATGAAGAGGAAAGGATTAGGAATGAGGCAAAGGCAAAAAGAATTAGCATTGCGACAGAATTGGAAGACCTTAGGATGAAGAAACAAGCTTTTGAGAAAACAATGGAACATGAGAGGTTGGATGTTCATGAGATGCTCACGAGGGAGCGCTCTGCTATGGCTCAGGAATTTGAGCTTCGCAAAGATGAGCTGGAGATGGATATGAGAAAAAGGCAGGAGGCTATGGAGAAGGACTTGCAAGACAGAGAGAGTGAATTCCAGAGAAAGATGACTATCGAGCTAGATGAAATAAGATCTGTAAGCAGTGATTTTGAATTAAAATCCAGGAATTTAGAAATGGAACAAGATAGATTAGAGAGGGAAAAAGAAGTTCTCTCTGCTTTCAGAGAGAGTCTTAAAACTGACCAACTTGAGATTCAGAAGGATATTGACACTCTTCGTGTGCTCAGTAGGGAATTGAAGGATCAAAGGGAAAAATTTGTGGAGGAGAGAGATCGATTCCTTGGTCTGGCCAATCAGTTTAAGATTTGCAAGAACTGTGGCTCTTCGGTTTGTAACTTGGATCTTCTTGGTCTGCAAAATACTGAAGTTGTTCAGCTACCAAGTCTGACATTCGAGGATCGTTTGGAAGCCAAGGATTCTGAAACATCTCCTCGGCATATGGTGTCTCCATCTGTGTCTTCAGGTGGTCGTTTATCGTGGCTGCGAAAATGTTCAGGATTTTTTAGTTTCTCTCCAAAAGGATCGGAGGACACAGCACAAAACCAGGTGAAGAACCCTATTTCTCTTGATGTAagacttgctagagaagctttggATGGTGAAGCCAGCGATGAACCTGCACCATCACAAGGAATTtttgccaaatcttttgacaccCAGAGAACCCAATCAGATAGTGGAATCAGGGACAACGAAGTAACAAAAAGGTTAGGCAGAGCTAGAGAGGAGCTGGAATCTTCTTTTGGTGTTGCTGATAATTCAGCTGATATTGTTGGGATCCAGACAGATAATGCCATCAAGGAGGTAGCTGTTCATCTTACTCACCCCATTAATGAAAATGAGAGAGGAGGATTGTCTGTACCACCCAGAAATGAGTCCCAGCCTGAACCTTCAAATGAGAAGCCACGCCAGCCTAAGAGGAGTGGTAGGCCTAGAAAGATCAGTAGAACACGCACGGTGAAAGCAGTTGTAGAAGAAGCACAGGCTATTCTTGGTGAGACCTCTATGGAGAAGAATGGGCAGCCAAATGGGCTTGCAAAGCATTCTTTGAATATCCAAGAGTCTACCGAAGGCAATTTAGTTCATGCAGGGCAGAAGAGGGGTCTTGCTCACATATCTGTGGCTGCAGCTAGTGAGCTGGATGGGGAGGACAGTGAAACTCGTTCAGAGAGCATTTCACTTGGAGGGCGCCGTAAAAGGAGACAAATAAACATTCCAGAAACTCAGACTGCTGGGGAAAAACGGTACAATTTCAGGCGCTCTACAAT TGCTGCTGCAGCCAGGTCAATATCTGATCAGACTAAAGGGCATAAAAGAGGAGGTCACCAGCAACCCTCTGGAGATGAATCACTGAGGGGAGATGGTGATGGAGAAGGAACTTCCAAACTGAGGCTAGATGTTGAACCTGCGTCAAGTTTTGCTGCTGAGAGTCTGAAATCAGTAGACATGCAGAAGATGGCTGCAGAAAATGTCTTGGACGTCCAGGAGATATTCCAGAAACCTGTCTCG CACGAGATAGAGGAGTGCCATGCTGATGATGCTGGGAAGTCGGTTGAATTCAGCGAGCAGACTGGCATAGAAGGGGTCATGGCAGATGGAGCAACAGCAGTAGAAACAGAACCTGCCACTCCTGATGATGGATGCAGTGAAGATGATGACAGCAACCAGGATGAAGAGAACTCTGATGACCAAAATCGTTCAATTGGGAAAAAGCTTTGGACTTTCTTCACGACATGA